The Kitasatospora setae KM-6054 genome contains a region encoding:
- a CDS encoding bpX6 domain-containing protein, which yields MNETAVGRHRASVEAAGFLLDVPLLGSGEAAARVLRLWRDGARLSELPCGAWLLQLPEPVAVRADRAPGLPLLARSGGLVSFDLPEAGPGPGHGSGPVLGHGSGPVLGHGSGPVLGHGSGSGSGSGSGSGSDEEPAVGAGELLVLRGGRPERYRLAALPPVAPVRWLDPSGLVVRRLEPLSAAGPEPGPVVESLLTPPWSDLRAAAGVRPVSPRLRRLRGDRPPGPLSRKGPLSRKGRLPARRARRWGAWAVLPLAATLFLLLGSSAVLFGASRSVAAWVGGVLAWIGTALVVGAESRRARLSVSDAGDAGNPGDAGGTGGSALTRPRARRTLRRALNGVLAVLALRTPAAAQVVRGRQARYLRELTAAFRQRRWEEALRDALALGGRPPSSGRDSWLTLALPSRRTGALRPAAHRDSGGPVSALSGASVHEHLTALYRAAAEALEREGRIDEAAFALADLLARPSEAVALLERHGRHRDAAVLAEGRGLEPELAIRPWWLAGERGRAVRLAERHDAFLSVVTRLERVDEGAARELRTAWVRSRQAAGDRLGAVEAAWPDERLRPLVVADLRDGVALGGVVRARSLAYLRALDAGERVAPMIRALLAGDEPELRSQRGEFAAAMAVLPGGAAALDRELATAAALAVVRDGGFGDRPEHSRRQLFGALLERADPLVAADLPPLSDLPPLPERASRPGGPGTVHADRLPGRVRLHDAAALESGAVLVACGQAGVRLLTGDGRTKARWSTPADRLVLADHGGAALLVARYGDARAIARLDLATRRVRPWATLLGAEPLSSFDGRLLTVVEDGALAVYDTLAAVPTVVWRELDHGAQVLGPPARSPGSFAALVAEQPLVERWRWDAPGWQLRSRHGLDLPVEPLPRVLAEGSLLSIDREAGELVRSGENGTARRPLSGPPESSTLLADGDLYAVATAEPGGTTLDLGLGPGLPVRAVLRFPSATPDDLALRHHAGLATVHHRDGRLIALTADGSRLLANLRLTDG from the coding sequence GTGAACGAGACGGCCGTCGGCCGCCACCGGGCCTCGGTCGAGGCGGCGGGCTTCCTGCTGGACGTCCCGCTGCTGGGGTCGGGGGAGGCCGCCGCGCGAGTGCTACGGCTCTGGCGGGACGGCGCCCGGCTGAGCGAACTTCCGTGCGGCGCCTGGCTGTTGCAGTTGCCCGAGCCGGTCGCGGTCCGGGCCGACCGGGCGCCCGGGCTGCCGTTGCTGGCCCGCTCCGGCGGCCTGGTCTCGTTCGACCTGCCGGAGGCCGGGCCGGGCCCCGGACACGGCTCCGGCCCCGTCCTCGGACACGGCTCCGGCCCCGTCCTCGGACACGGCTCCGGCCCCGTCCTCGGACACGGCTCCGGCTCCGGCTCCGGCTCCGGCTCCGGCTCCGGCTCCGACGAGGAACCGGCGGTCGGGGCCGGGGAGTTGCTGGTGCTGCGCGGCGGCCGGCCGGAGCGGTACCGGCTGGCCGCGCTGCCTCCGGTGGCGCCCGTCCGGTGGCTCGACCCGTCGGGCCTGGTGGTCCGTCGGCTGGAGCCGCTGTCGGCGGCCGGGCCCGAGCCGGGGCCGGTGGTCGAGTCGCTGCTCACGCCGCCCTGGTCCGATCTGCGGGCGGCGGCCGGGGTCCGGCCGGTGTCCCCTCGGCTGCGGCGGCTGCGGGGGGACCGGCCGCCGGGTCCGCTCTCCCGGAAGGGCCCGCTCTCCCGGAAGGGTCGGCTCCCCGCCCGCCGGGCGCGCCGGTGGGGCGCGTGGGCGGTGTTGCCGCTGGCGGCGACGCTGTTCCTGCTACTGGGTTCGTCCGCCGTCCTGTTCGGCGCCTCCCGCTCCGTGGCGGCGTGGGTCGGCGGGGTCCTGGCCTGGATCGGCACCGCCCTGGTGGTCGGCGCGGAGTCCCGCCGGGCCAGGCTCTCCGTCAGCGACGCGGGCGACGCCGGCAATCCGGGCGACGCCGGAGGGACGGGCGGCAGCGCCCTCACCCGCCCCCGGGCCCGCCGCACCCTGCGCCGGGCGCTGAACGGCGTGCTGGCCGTGCTCGCGCTGCGCACGCCCGCGGCGGCCCAGGTGGTGCGCGGCCGGCAGGCGCGCTACCTGCGCGAGCTGACCGCCGCGTTCCGGCAGCGCCGCTGGGAGGAGGCGCTGCGCGACGCGCTCGCGCTGGGCGGGCGGCCGCCGTCGTCGGGCCGGGACTCCTGGCTGACCCTGGCACTGCCGTCCCGGCGGACCGGTGCGCTGCGGCCCGCCGCGCACCGCGATTCCGGCGGGCCGGTCTCGGCGCTCTCGGGTGCGAGCGTCCACGAGCACCTGACGGCGCTGTACCGGGCGGCGGCCGAGGCGCTGGAGCGTGAGGGCCGGATCGACGAGGCGGCGTTCGCGCTGGCCGACCTGCTGGCCCGCCCGTCCGAGGCGGTCGCGCTGCTGGAGCGGCACGGCCGCCACCGGGACGCGGCGGTGCTCGCCGAAGGGCGGGGCCTGGAGCCGGAGTTGGCGATCCGGCCGTGGTGGCTGGCGGGCGAGCGGGGGCGGGCGGTCCGGCTGGCCGAGCGGCACGACGCCTTCCTGTCGGTGGTGACGCGGCTGGAGCGGGTCGACGAGGGCGCGGCGCGCGAGCTGCGGACGGCGTGGGTGCGTTCCCGGCAGGCGGCGGGCGACCGGCTGGGCGCGGTCGAGGCGGCCTGGCCGGACGAGCGGCTGCGTCCGCTGGTGGTGGCCGACCTGCGGGACGGGGTGGCGCTCGGCGGGGTCGTCCGGGCCCGCTCGCTGGCGTACCTGCGGGCACTCGACGCGGGCGAGCGGGTGGCGCCGATGATCCGCGCCCTGCTGGCCGGGGACGAGCCGGAACTCCGTTCGCAGCGCGGCGAGTTCGCGGCGGCGATGGCGGTGCTGCCGGGCGGCGCGGCGGCCCTGGACCGGGAGCTGGCCACGGCGGCGGCGCTGGCGGTGGTCCGGGACGGCGGGTTCGGGGACCGTCCCGAGCACAGCCGTCGGCAGCTGTTCGGGGCGCTGCTGGAGCGCGCGGACCCGCTGGTGGCGGCCGACCTGCCGCCGCTGTCCGACCTGCCGCCGCTGCCGGAGCGGGCGTCCCGGCCCGGCGGGCCGGGCACCGTGCACGCGGACCGGCTGCCCGGCCGGGTCCGGCTGCACGACGCGGCGGCCCTGGAGTCCGGCGCGGTGCTGGTCGCCTGCGGGCAGGCGGGCGTCCGGCTGCTGACCGGGGACGGCCGCACCAAGGCCCGCTGGAGCACCCCGGCGGACCGGCTGGTGCTCGCCGACCACGGCGGCGCCGCGCTGCTGGTCGCCCGCTACGGGGACGCCCGCGCGATCGCCCGGCTCGACCTGGCGACCCGGCGGGTGCGGCCCTGGGCCACCCTGCTGGGCGCCGAACCGCTGTCGTCCTTCGACGGCCGGCTGCTCACCGTGGTCGAGGACGGCGCGCTCGCCGTGTACGACACGCTGGCCGCCGTCCCGACCGTGGTGTGGCGCGAACTCGACCACGGCGCCCAGGTGTTGGGCCCGCCCGCCCGCAGTCCGGGGAGTTTCGCGGCGCTGGTCGCCGAGCAGCCCCTGGTCGAACGCTGGCGCTGGGACGCCCCGGGCTGGCAACTGCGCTCCCGGCACGGGCTGGACCTGCCGGTCGAGCCGCTCCCCCGCGTCCTGGCCGAGGGCAGCCTGCTCTCGATCGACCGGGAGGCCGGCGAGCTGGTCCGCTCCGGCGAGAACGGCACCGCCCGCCGCCCCCTCTCCGGCCCGCCGGAGTCCTCCACCCTGCTGGCCGACGGCGACCTGTACGCCGTGGCGACCGCCGAACCCGGCGGCACCACCCTCGACCTGGGCCTCGGCCCCGGTCTGCCGGTCCGCGCCGTCCTGCGCTTCCCGTCCGCGACCCCCGACGACCTCGCCCTGCGCCACCACGCCGGCCTGGCCACCGTCCACCACCGCGACGGGCGCCTGATCGCCCTGACCGCCGACGGCTCCCGCCTGCTCGCCAACCTCCGGCTCACCGACGGGTAG
- a CDS encoding nucleotidyltransferase domain-containing protein, with product MRDADVLEVLDALRAAGAQVWIAGGWGIDALLREQTRPHRDLDLLHRREQEPAALAALAELGFAERTDLRPVRFVLVDGRGRELDLHPLVFGPDGDALQESHRAGQPFHYPASCFVTGTIGGREVPCLSVAQQVSFHQGYEPAERDRQDMARLRAAFGVETHF from the coding sequence ATGCGGGACGCGGACGTGCTGGAGGTGCTGGACGCGCTGCGGGCCGCCGGGGCGCAGGTCTGGATCGCCGGGGGGTGGGGCATCGACGCCCTGCTGAGGGAACAGACCCGCCCGCACCGGGACCTCGACCTGCTGCACCGCCGCGAGCAGGAGCCGGCCGCACTGGCGGCGCTGGCCGAGCTCGGCTTCGCGGAGCGGACCGACCTGCGGCCGGTCAGGTTCGTGCTGGTGGACGGCCGGGGGCGGGAACTCGACCTGCACCCGCTGGTGTTCGGGCCGGACGGGGACGCGCTGCAGGAGTCGCACCGGGCGGGACAGCCGTTCCACTACCCGGCCTCGTGCTTCGTCACCGGGACGATCGGCGGACGGGAGGTGCCCTGCCTCTCGGTGGCGCAGCAGGTGTCCTTCCACCAGGGGTACGAGCCGGCCGAGCGGGACCGGCAGGACATGGCCCGGCTGCGCGCGGCCTTCGGCGTCGAGACCCACTTCTGA
- a CDS encoding AAA family ATPase, whose translation MTELWDADLTADAKRVGEAVAVAGAGMVDREVPAEVVALCAVAGEHLLVVGPPGTAKSEVVRRVAGQLGGRYFEYLLGRFTEPNELFGSVDLARLREGRVEYETGGMLPEAEIAFLDEVFLGSTAVLNTLLGLLNERVFRRGATVLASPLRICVGAANSLPEDPALAAFADRFLARLFVSPVPDDRLEELLEAGRRPAPVPPGGPGLVPVLDRLAAAARHCALDPVTPVLATAVRRLRAAGVPISDRRAVRSQRLVAAAATLDGRTAASERDLWVLPLIAPTPDAQALARNTLTDLVGAAANHGLAYAAEELSRGPLARAGRLARVGTALLAETESAAAAPAGAPVGGDLRLRLEATLREIDASFTAADLPAELAAVRSRLVAAVRP comes from the coding sequence GTGACTGAGCTCTGGGACGCGGACCTGACGGCCGATGCGAAGCGGGTCGGCGAGGCGGTCGCCGTCGCCGGCGCCGGGATGGTGGACCGCGAGGTGCCGGCCGAGGTGGTGGCGCTGTGCGCCGTCGCGGGAGAGCACCTGCTGGTGGTCGGCCCGCCCGGCACCGCGAAGTCCGAGGTGGTGCGGCGGGTCGCCGGACAGCTCGGCGGGCGCTACTTCGAGTACCTGCTCGGCCGGTTCACCGAGCCCAACGAGCTGTTCGGCTCCGTCGACCTGGCCCGGCTGCGCGAGGGCCGGGTCGAGTACGAGACCGGCGGCATGCTGCCGGAGGCCGAGATCGCCTTCCTCGACGAGGTCTTCCTCGGCTCGACCGCCGTCCTGAACACCCTGCTCGGCCTGCTGAACGAGCGGGTGTTCCGGCGCGGCGCGACCGTCCTGGCGAGTCCGCTGCGGATCTGCGTCGGCGCGGCCAACAGCCTGCCCGAGGACCCCGCGCTGGCGGCCTTCGCGGACCGCTTCCTGGCCCGGCTGTTCGTCTCCCCCGTGCCCGACGACCGGCTGGAGGAACTGCTGGAGGCCGGCCGCCGCCCCGCCCCCGTCCCGCCGGGCGGCCCCGGCCTGGTCCCCGTCCTCGACCGGCTGGCCGCCGCCGCCCGCCACTGCGCGCTCGACCCCGTCACGCCCGTGCTGGCCACCGCCGTCCGCCGGCTGCGCGCCGCCGGCGTCCCGATCAGCGACCGCCGGGCGGTCCGCTCCCAGCGGCTGGTCGCCGCCGCCGCGACGCTCGACGGGCGCACCGCCGCCTCCGAACGCGACCTGTGGGTGCTGCCGCTGATCGCCCCCACCCCCGACGCCCAGGCCCTCGCCCGGAACACCCTCACCGACCTGGTCGGCGCCGCCGCCAACCACGGCCTGGCGTACGCCGCCGAGGAGCTCTCCCGCGGCCCGCTGGCCCGCGCCGGACGGCTGGCCCGGGTCGGCACCGCGCTGCTCGCGGAGACGGAGAGCGCGGCGGCGGCACCCGCCGGGGCGCCGGTCGGCGGTGACCTGCGGCTGCGGCTGGAGGCGACCCTGCGGGAGATCGACGCCTCCTTCACCGCCGCCGACCTGCCCGCCGAGCTGGCCGCCGTCCGAAGCCGCCTGGTCGCGGCGGTCCGGCCGTGA
- a CDS encoding maleylpyruvate isomerase N-terminal domain-containing protein: MATSLTFPELLDLVDERSAVLRAAAAGASDPGAPVPSCPDWTLADLVDHLTVVHLFWASAVRAGAGFTPAAPEIAGGLTLEQALERSAAATADLLAALREAGPDRPCWTWWQAAGGPQDSTAVVRHQVQEAAVHAHDAQLAVGAPLPVPAEVALDGIDEFLALSWGTAGPWPHDPALVRLRTTEGTDWTIALTPEEPTGSAGSAGSAGSAGSAGDAPAVLELTGTASELLLALHRRRPAADLLAAGAPAVLERLVAWPRLG; the protein is encoded by the coding sequence ATGGCCACCTCACTGACCTTCCCTGAACTGCTGGACCTCGTCGACGAGCGCTCCGCCGTGCTGCGCGCCGCCGCGGCGGGGGCGTCCGATCCCGGGGCGCCGGTGCCCAGTTGCCCGGACTGGACGCTGGCGGACCTGGTCGACCACCTCACCGTCGTGCACCTGTTCTGGGCGTCCGCCGTCCGCGCCGGGGCCGGCTTCACGCCCGCCGCGCCCGAGATCGCGGGCGGCCTGACGCTGGAGCAGGCGCTCGAACGTTCGGCGGCGGCGACCGCCGACCTGCTGGCCGCGCTCCGCGAGGCCGGCCCCGACCGCCCGTGCTGGACGTGGTGGCAGGCCGCCGGCGGCCCGCAGGACAGCACCGCGGTCGTCCGCCACCAGGTGCAGGAGGCCGCCGTGCACGCGCACGACGCCCAACTCGCCGTCGGCGCGCCGCTGCCCGTCCCGGCGGAGGTCGCCCTGGACGGCATCGACGAGTTCCTCGCCCTGTCCTGGGGCACCGCAGGCCCCTGGCCGCACGACCCCGCCCTGGTCCGGCTGCGCACCACCGAGGGCACCGACTGGACGATCGCCCTGACTCCCGAGGAGCCCACCGGTTCGGCGGGCTCGGCCGGTTCGGCCGGTTCGGCCGGTTCGGCCGGTGACGCCCCCGCCGTGCTGGAGCTCACCGGCACCGCGAGCGAGCTGCTGCTCGCCCTGCACCGGCGCCGCCCCGCCGCCGACCTGCTGGCGGCCGGCGCCCCCGCCGTCCTGGAGCGGCTGGTGGCCTGGCCCCGGCTGGGCTGA
- a CDS encoding bpX5 domain-containing protein encodes MTAAGGPAPVRVALRWEHREPPLPPAAVAGLGPAATALAAAARDRLAAGATLRAAAAGTGAGAGAGAAGDEPVLVVLGDPADLPWADGVRYLGWDDGVLVPTTARPLPSPALWRDALASAAERPLAEPLLVLLPPGLALLTELPVRPAAFATPAPTVPEPAP; translated from the coding sequence GTGACGGCGGCGGGCGGCCCCGCGCCCGTCCGGGTCGCCCTGCGCTGGGAGCACCGCGAGCCGCCGCTGCCGCCCGCCGCGGTGGCGGGCCTCGGCCCGGCCGCGACCGCGCTGGCCGCCGCCGCCCGGGACCGGCTCGCCGCCGGCGCGACGCTGCGCGCGGCGGCGGCGGGGACGGGAGCGGGGGCGGGAGCGGGGGCTGCCGGGGACGAACCGGTGCTGGTGGTGCTCGGCGACCCGGCCGATCTGCCGTGGGCCGACGGCGTCCGCTACCTGGGCTGGGACGACGGCGTCCTCGTCCCGACCACGGCCCGCCCGCTGCCGTCCCCCGCCCTGTGGCGCGACGCGCTGGCGTCCGCCGCCGAGCGGCCGCTCGCCGAGCCGCTGCTCGTCCTGCTGCCCCCGGGCCTCGCCCTGCTCACCGAACTCCCCGTCCGCCCGGCCGCGTTCGCCACTCCGGCGCCCACCGTCCCGGAGCCCGCCCCGTGA